In endosymbiont of Galathealinum brachiosum, the DNA window AGTTTGAAATGGCTCATTTATGACGCATGTATATTACATCGACTATTCAAATAAGATATGAAACAGATCAATATATAATATACGATTATAACTCATTTAGACTCCGCCCTCCATATAAGATGAGAAGTTAACTTATTGATAATATTGATTTTATCAAACACCACATTATTAAAGCAGACAAATCGATTGAAATATTATTAACAGCAATGATACTTAATGCTGGAGATGTAACATGAATTTATTTAACTATGATCCAGCTTTAAATCTGTTGCCCTGTGATGGAGAGGTCAATTGCTTCGGCAATATTTTTTCAGTCCGGGAAAGTGAGCTTTATTTACAGGGGTTACTCAACAATATTGAGTGGAAAAATGATGAGGTTATAATTTATGGCAAACACATTACTACCAAACGCAAAGTAGCGTGGTACGGTGACAATAATTTCGCTTATCGTTATTCAAATATTACCAGACATGCACTTTGCTGGACAAAAGAGCTTTTAACGTTAAAAGCAATCGTTGAAAGCCACACAAATGTAACCTATAACTCCTGTTTATTAAATTTATATCATAATGGGGATGAGGCAATGTCCTGGCATTGTGATGATGAAAGCACATTAGGTAAAAACCCGAATATTGCCTCACTTAGTTTTGGTGCTGAGAGAAAGTTCTCTCTAAAACATAAAACCAGCAAGCAAACAGTTTCACTTTTATTAGAACCCGGTACTCTATTAGTAATGAAAGGCACCACACAGAATAACTGGTTGCATTGTTTACCTAAAATGAAAAACATCCCTTCACCAAGAATTAACCTCACCTTTAGAACATTTGGTTAATTTATATACATAAAATGCCAAAAATTATACTATTTCACATATTGAAATAAAATAATCAACTAAACTAACATTAGTTTTCTTATCAGGTGCATTAAGTATGAACAATTTTAAATTACCACTTTTACTGGCTTTATCACTCGGCACAGGCAACGCAAGTGCAGATGCACTCGGCCTATACGTAGGTGGCGGCTCATGGAATCATGATGCTAACGGTACATTTGGGACCCTTGGTGATGATGTTATTAATGTAGAATCAGACCTGAGTTATAGTGAAGAATCTGATATTTATTATTATGCAGCATTTGAACACTTCATCCCTCTTCTACCAAACCTGCGCATTGAAGGTGCGACTCTGGGGCATACCGGAACCGCAACTAATTTAGATTTCAATGGCGTTACAGTTACCGGTGATTCATCCATAGACCTGGATACAACGGATGCAATACTCTACTGGCGTTTGCTTGATAACTGGGTGAATTTTGATTTTGGTTTAAATATTCGAAAACTGGATGGCGAATTCACCATTGATACTGAAACCGTTTCCGTATCTGAAACTGTACCGATGTTATATCTTGCGGCTCAATTTGACCTTCCGTTTAGTGGCTTTTCAGTTGGTGCAGATATAAATACCATTAGTCTGTCAGATGTCACTTATCAGGATGTTCGTTTACGCGCAATTTATGAAATGGGCATAATTGGTTTTGAAGCAGGTTATAAAACAACCACCCTTGAGCTTGATGATGTGAGTAACGTTGACGCTGACCTTGAATTTAAAGGCATAATGATTGGTGCATTTCTACATTTTTAATATATAAATGAGCAAGGACGCTTTTTTATTCCGATATCCATATCACTTCTTATTTTAATTATTCTCTGTACCATTCACCGTCATCTTGCAGCTTCATCCATAAAAAACTAAACCAGTAAAAAACACCGGCTTCAGTTTTAGAAGGGGCTGTGCAATTGTATTTCGTTCTGCCGGCTTTGATGGTTTTATTCGCTTTAACATCTACTATGAGCTTTCTATGGTCAATCCAGTCCACCTGTATGCGTCCCTGACCCGATGCATAACATGCCAGTGCTTCTTTTTTATAATTACCCGGTGATAGTTTTATTCTCATAACGGGTATAGCTTCATCTTTTGACACAAGCCCATCTAATGGAGATAAAACCGTCACTGGCAGCCTTAGGCTAGATATTTTAATTTCAAAATCTTCTATTGAATCAAAACCGGTTGCGATTGAAAAACGTGGAATAGCCTGAAAATCAGTTGAATAACTCACTGCACCTGACTGCTGCCCGAGACCAAAATAATTCATTTCTCGTAATATATTTTTTACTTTATTTGAGTATTCGCCATAGGGATAAGCTACCACTCTGACAGGATTTTTAACGTGTTGCTGCAAGGTTAACTGCGCCTGGTGTATTTCATTAATAATACGCTGGCGCCACTGTATTTCATTTTCTGTTGAAGTTTGACGCACAAAATGTGTATGAGACAAACTGTGGTTTCCCACATCTCCACCATAACGCTGTATCTCTCTCAACTGCTGCCAGCTCATAAAATTACGATAACCCTCACCAATATAGTTCGTGGTAACAAATACCGTAAAAGGCCAGCCCCGGTCTTTTAAAATGGGAAAAGCCTCACTATATACAGAACTGTAAGCATCATCAAAGGTCAATACAACGGTTTTAGGGGGTATGCGTTTACCGGTACTAAGGTACATTAATATTTTAATTAAGGGCCAGACAATATATTCATTATCCTCAATAAACTGCATGTGCTGTTTAAACACATCAGGGCTGACGCTGGTGTCCGGGTGAGATTCAGTTGAAACATGGTGATACATTAAAATAACAGCACTATTACCGGACAGAACAGGCTCTGAATAAGCCCTCATCGCATGAGCGGCATCAGATAACGCGAAATACAGACAAAATAATCGGATAAAAATCAACACGTTACACCTGATACCCATCAGTTTTTCAGTAAATCATCCAAAAGAAGAAATACCGGTATTTATATAACAACAAATCAAGAAATTCGAAATAATGTGAATTATGTCATATTTCTAAATCCATACTTACGCTAAATTGTTGATAAGCGTAAAAGCCAAATGATAATAAATTTTACAACCGGTTCTTCTTATTAACGAATAATGGTTAAAAATTATGTCATCTGCCTTAATAAAGCTAGCTACAGCTACACCCTCAATCGATCTAGCTAAATACGATCGTTTATCTAATATATTATTAAAATCCAATACTACCGACGCTAACCATACAGCCTCCTGCATGACAGAAGGGCAACTGGATATTCAGTTTGAAGTAACTTTAGATGTGGATGGTATAGTTACAGACATCTCAGAATAAACTGAGTTTCAGCTCTAAACCCACCAGCTGTTTAGCAATTAATTTTTATTTAATTACTTTATAAACCTGCGTCAGTTAGATATATGAACTAATATATCTGTATACCGCCATTTTCACAGTTTAAGTTTATAATTTATTTAATGTTACCCAGTCACTCGATTCAATTTCAGACCTATTTTAAATCCATTCTTATCTGGTTGGTTTTCACGTGTGTTATAGGTTATTTTCAAATGAAATACACCTTTCAGCTAACCCACCTTAAGCCTTTTTACTTTATCGCACCCGGTGTTATCGGTTTAATTTTTGGCGTAATGACAGCTCGAATAATATTATTAAATAATAAACTCAAATGGATCTCTAAACGTGACCCACTCACTGGCGCTTATAATCATGGCCACTACAAACAGATGTTAAATGAATGGTGTGATGAAAAAGCCACATTTTCATTAATTTTGATCGATATCGATCATTTCAAAAAAATAAATGATGAATATGGACATCAGGCTGGAGATAAAGCGCTCATCCGTGTCAGTGAACTGGTAACTGAAACAAAACGGATATACGATATTTTTGCACGCCATGGGGGTGAAGAGTTTGTATTACTCACACCAAGAACAAAACTGCTTGAAGCATCTGATATCGCAACACGACTATGTCAGATTATTAGTGAAGCTCCCATGCCTTCTGACATGAAATTAACCTGTAGTTTTGGTGTTTCTCAGTTCAGAGCCGACAGTGATACATCCAGCAGTGTATTTGATCGAGCAGATAGAGCTTTGTATGGCTCAAAACATAATGGCAGAAATCAGGTATCCCTTGAGGAACCCTAATCATTTTCACAACACCGTTCAAACACATACGCATGTTCAAGAAACACACCGCTACACAAATAAAGAAGATATTACTTACTAACCCCGTTTAATTGAATCCAAAGAAAATAAATCGGCGCTATCCTAAAGCACTCGCATTATTATTTTTATTTATAGTATTACTGAAAAATGAACAACGGCTTTTAATAATCTATACTCAAAACATAACTAAAATAATGGGAAAATTTATATTTAAACATCATGCCAATAAATTACATATCAAACTTCCATATTGATAATGTAGCAATGCGTTATAGTGATTTCGCACCCCGCTTATTTAATTATTGCCTGTCACTTGGTATGAAAGCAAATAACATCATGCCCTCACGTGCTTTCTGCTCTGATGAAAACCAGGGTTTTCCTATTATTCTAATTGCAAAACACTTTGCAACTTTCCCGTTTAATCATGGGCGTGTTGGTGGTGTAGTAGCTACTGACCGACATGGCCCACATGCACAACACGGAAAAGACGTAGTACTTATTCAGGCTAGCCACGTAGGTTATAACTCTGCAAATAATGAGTTTGGCTTATATCGCCGATTGCAAACAGAGAAACACGAGTTCTCTGAGGATTGTGGGGCCATTTGTGGCGTGCTTCACTGGTATAAAGAAGAGTATGATTTTGCCTGCCAGCATATTGCACTAAATATTGAAAATGGTCAGAAAATAATTATTATCGATAATCAACTGCTAAACACGGATAGAGAGCAAGGTATTTTTTTAAATCTGGACAAGCTTATTAATAACACTGTAATTAAACATACTTACAGCACCGCTAAAGCATTTCAGGCATCAGATGAACTTATTAAACTCGTTAATACTAACTGGCCTGACAAAAAATCAGCTTTCAACAGACGCCTGCTGCCAGAGCACTTTTATTTTAAACATAATACAGATAACACACTTGCCAGTGGTATACTCAATCACAACCTGATTAAATCTATGCCTGAAATAATCTGTAGCCAATCACCCGAACTTAGTGCAGCACAGATAAATACTCAAATTGAGTTTGATCGAACATACCGAACTATCATAAAAGAAAAAGCCTACCGGGGTAAAAAAATAGTATTTATTTCCGGCTTGCATATCGACATCTCACCCGACGAAGACCAACTATTTCCATTAACAAAATTTATTCCCTGGGCTGCTTATATTCAGGACGAAAATGGCGAGGGTTACACACTAGAACAACAGGATATTTATCTGGCTCTTAAACAACAAAGCAAGGAAAATCCACATAAAATCGACTTGACCAAAGCAATACATCAAATGGAAAAACAGGCAGAAATTAAACTACAGGTGGATATAGATTAAATGCGGGGCCCTTGCCTCGAATCATATAACCGCGCAAGCTAGCAAGAGACAAATGATTACCATCGGTTAATTGTATTCCGGCCATAACTGTTGGTAATCGCAAGTCAATTAACTGATGCTCAACCTGATTAACTTTATCTAATTTAGTAATGCTATTAACAGATATTATTGCCACAATAATCACTACCAAATCAAACCCTAAAAACAACTTATTCTTTATTGTTAACTTCATATCTTCTCCATAAATGATATTGAAATATTTTTAAAATGTAGTTAATTAAGATTAAGAAAACAACTGGAAACAATGACACTTAGGACCATTGAGTCATTTTAGCGTGGTAGAATTGAGCGCGAGCCTGTACAAACTCATCTGAACTTTGATTTAATTCAATTGGGATTTTATTAATAATTTACTACTTTTCCCGCATATACTTAACAGGCAGCACTTACTACATCATTATTTTTATCCCTACTTCAGCACCTCCCTGAGATTTTGTTGATTTATTACTAACATATTGTTTATATTTTTTATGATTAAATTGATTTTAAACTCACACGTTTTTAAACACTTTACAGACATTATTTGGAAATTCCTTGTATCTTTGAACAATCAGAGACAGAAAATTCTGATAGTGCACGCTTTTTTACAGTTCCATTAGATATTGTGAAAATATTCTCTAACACTTATAACTACATCTCTTCGAAATATAAATAATACAAAAATCAGTGCATCCCACCCACATTCGCAGTGTTATTAAACACAGTTTTCTACAAGTAATCAGGTTCACCCTGACCCGGATTTAACCTTCATTTAACTGACGAACTGCAGAATATAAAGTTGCTTTATCTACTAAAATTCATAGTTACTGATAAAAACATTATCAGTTGATTACAATTTTAAGGAGAAGATTATGGATGTAACAGGTCCCGCTGGTAACGCTTCACAGGCTATTTCGATCTCACCTCCACCAGAGACGAGTGAGGTTCAGTCAGCCTCCAGTACAGATGTGCCAGAATCAGAGGCCGATCAGGAAGTCGCTTCAACACAACGTATTGACCCCGACTCTAATGTTGGCAACAATGTTGATACTACCGCTTAGCCTGATTTTGTATCTCTCAATAATCATCAATAGACACATTGATGACAGAACACAATAATCTCTATTATTTGAAATTACTGGATCTGTCACTATTCAAAATTAATATTTAATTAGAACACTACTAAGGAAGTTGCGTTATAGGGAAATAATATTTTTTATAAACATGGTAAACACACCGGAATTTGAATCTAGTACATCATCATTATGATCATCCATTTTAGTATATTCGCCAAACTGCCTTAAACGAATTTTGTATTATAAAAAACGAGTTAGTTATTCACCTTTTTCATGTGCTAATACCTCTATACCGGCCCGGAGACAGCTCAGAAGTTTCATTTTTTAATATTTGCGAAAATTAGAGAACATGAAAAATAAATTCATATTTACTAGGCACCAATAAAGAGCATGGCTCCGCCAGACAAAAATAGAGTCACTTACCACGGCAGCAGACAACCGAGTGATAACTAAGAATAACGAAAACAGGTAAGATTTTTTATCTTTAGAAGCCACAATCATTGCCGACCTATTAGAACAATTTTTATCAGAATCAGCAGAACACCAGATCTCAGTCTTTTATTTTCTATTAACGTCTAAATTACAAAAATTTAATACCAGGACGTTGAACATTTTAACTCTATCTACATCAGAAAATAAAAAGTGGAGCCAGAATTTCAGCTCCACCCTTTAAATCAGAACATTAAATTTTATTGAGACACTGGTATCATGTCATAAGTTAACTCACCTAGAGGAATAAGATTCATTCCTGATACTGCCGCAGGAAGATCAAGAGAGACTGAGTAATTTACAATTTTCTGTAAATCATCCAGCACTGCTACTGGCAACTCTTTATAGCTATCCATTTCTTCAGTACTCATAGCAGCAAAAGCATCCTTGAACAGAACATTAAACATAAAACCGGGCTCCAGAAAACTAATAACTAACATATCGTAATCACCACTACCCGAAGTGCTCTCAATAGCCGTTACAGTTATTTCACAGGGTAATGCAGGAGCATGATGACGCCCTGTTGCCAAAGCTTCTTTTGCATATTTAGGTGAACACGCCTCAATCACGAAGTTCTTGTAACCAGCTGCACCATCATCTGCACCAACACCAGGTAATCCCAGTGGTAACTCACGCCCTGAACGCCAGCTTGAACCCTCACTCAATATTGAATCAAGGACAGGATTATGAATACCATTTTGAACACCAGA includes these proteins:
- a CDS encoding alpha-ketoglutarate-dependent dioxygenase AlkB; amino-acid sequence: MNLFNYDPALNLLPCDGEVNCFGNIFSVRESELYLQGLLNNIEWKNDEVIIYGKHITTKRKVAWYGDNNFAYRYSNITRHALCWTKELLTLKAIVESHTNVTYNSCLLNLYHNGDEAMSWHCDDESTLGKNPNIASLSFGAERKFSLKHKTSKQTVSLLLEPGTLLVMKGTTQNNWLHCLPKMKNIPSPRINLTFRTFG